One Gopherus evgoodei ecotype Sinaloan lineage chromosome 1, rGopEvg1_v1.p, whole genome shotgun sequence genomic window, TCTACAGGCAGAGGCAGACtggctgggcctctggctcacagccttttctAGGGGCCAgcgggcctgactggggcatggccccaagctgagcctactttcccccaatcagcccaggcttttagagctgcagccctctgcagggctgcttttcaacccctcagggcagaagcgggtaaccaccctgccccagggtcccatgtgaggagagcttaaagaggctaggacttttcagcttggaaaagaggagactgaaaggggatatgatagaggtgtataaaatcatgagtgacatggagaaagtagataaggaaaagttatttacttattcccatagtaCAAAAACTAGGggccagcaaatgaaattaatgggcagcaggtttaaaagaaataaaaggaagttcttcttcacacagtgcccagtcaacttgtggaactccttgcctgaggaggttgtgaaggccaggactataacagggtttaaaagagaactggataaccTACATGaatttaagtccattaatggctattaggcaggatggataaggaatggtgtccctagcctctgtttgtcagagggtggggatggatggcaggagagagatcacttgatgattacctgtgaggtacactccctctggggcacctgccattggccactgtcggtagaggatactgggctagatggacctttggtctgacccagtacggccgttcttatgttcatgttcTTAACCAAATAGGTAACCAAGGTGAGCACACACCAGACCTTTGGGGTTTTTAGGGCAGATTCTTAAAAACGAAACttgattaaaagaaaaagtaaaaggcaCCTCTGAAATCAagaatggaaggtaattttaaagggtgataagatttaaaacacagaggattcccctctagacaAAACTTGAaagtgaccaaaaaaaaacaggaataaacctccctcttagcacagtgaaaattcacaagctaaaacaaaagataatctaatgcatttccttgctattacttactatttctataatatcagatgtatcatttcagtaggagctggcttccttgcttggtctctctctttgtctcagagagaacaacaccacacacagcacaaagcaaaaaccttccctctcagatttgaaagtatcttctccccttaccGGTCCTTTTGGTCAAGCATCAAGCAGGTTatctgagtttcttaaccctttacaggtaaaggagggattttatgctacccttagctgtgtGTTCATGACACAAggtctctgccacacaggagagtggaaggggagccctcaagGTCAGGCAGCCGCTGGATAAAGGGAGTGGGAGCGATGACTCATTCTCAGCTAGGCAATTCCACTGGGGGAGCTTATcaaccaggaaagttccccatgaCCTTGAGACCATCCCCTACTCATATAGAGGTTACATCCTACCAAGGAAACTAACATTATTAATGCTATCCCAGCCATCTTCTTAGAGACAGGATAATTTTGGGGACAAAGAGAGTAACAAGAATTCAAAAGAGCTCGTTAGGTCCCTCAATccttctttcttgctttctttcaagACATCTTGCTTCACAAACACGTGCAGTGACATTCCACACACCGTGCACAACAGCTGTAACAAGCCAGACATAAGGCAGTGCGCTGACTCTACAGTGCTGATCCAATCACCACTGTCATGTCCTTCCCAGGAgcaattctcagctctttccctcagGAAAGCAGAGTGGAATCTTCGGGTGCAGCTGACACTGGAGGTGGCGATGGGGGCACATGTGCTGATAGAGGTTTCTAATGTTATGGAGGATTATACTGTAACCGGTGTGCCAGTGGTTATGGGAGATTATAGTGTTATGGAGGCCAATACGGTTAGGACGAGCTCCATGGTCACAGGGGCCTATATGGTTGTTGGGGaaaacagggctggggggattgGGATGGGGTCATCGGGACCTAAATGGAAATTGTAAACCACGTTGCGCTCACCAGGCATCTCCATGGGAACAGGAAGAAGCAGGAAATGAACGGTAAGATACAGATTCACCTCTGATCCCATAGGCCTGGCTTTGAGAAGGGTTGAGTGCACCAAACTCCATGTGAAATAATGAGAGAGCTGCATTTCATCAGCACCTCTGTAAACATTCCTCATGTTTGCCATGTTACCCTTGATCGGTTTCGTCTAATGCCTTCCTGGTTATGGGTTTCCTCTGTTATCACCCCACCGGGCCTGATTCTCAACTACACAATGGGTATTACACCACACTGTAAAGTGCAAAGGAGGCAGGGGCCATAAGGTGGATGTTACCTACATCTACCATGACTTGAGTGAGTGCCTCTTTCCCATGCCAGAGCACTGTCAAAAGGCTTTAGTGTCAATGAGAATTCAGCCTGGTGATCTCCTCTCCATGGATATGGACCGTTTCTTTCTGCCTTTTGACTTTCTAACAGCAGCTGCATAAAGTTAATGCAAAGGAGGTGTCAAGCAGACACAttgacttttatttttgaaaCTGGGTTCTTTTGAAGAGTTGCATGTGTTTGGGGGAACTgaatgggaagaggaagggaaggggaagcgGAAGGGGGGCCAGGAACCACTCTGGGTCAGGTCCACTTTTTATGTGGGCCTGACTCCCCGCCCCTCCTCTTACCCATGAGGCTCTACCCTCGTCTGGgccagaagcaggagcagggtcAGAGTAAGAAGcacacaggcagctgtggggaacctTGAGCCTGCCATCTGCCATGGATGGGGTGCGGGATTCGGGGCTACAGGCTGGGGTCTGCTTTCAAGCCCCCCAACTCTGGCAGATGGGGGTGATGGGCTCCCTGTTCTGGCTCCAGCTTTGGTTtggccaggggggcggggctttggGGAATAGGAGGGACAGGAGTGGGACCACATTGGGGATGGGTCCTCGTAGCCCTTCCACTATTAGGAAGAGTCTGTTACCGTTGGCCTACAGTGAAGTATGTGATCTTGTggccacttttcttttccttatgAAAACCTGCAAAGACTCTCAGAGACTCTTAACACAAACCATATGATTGATCTTCTTGAAACTAAAGGGAACGTAAATGAAGAGAAAATGTGTCACTAAGTTTTTGCAGGAAAAGATTCTATCTACCAGGGCTTTGAAAATTACAACTGGAGAAGTGCCAGCAGCACAAGGAGGAATTTCATCCAACACGATTTTTAAGCAAGGAGGGAGGAACAAGGAGAACCAGAAGACTGATATTATGATGCAACAGAGTttttaatgcaaatgaaattaGCAGTACACAGTTACAGAAAGAAATAATACAGAGCAGAAAGCATATATTTCCAGTGTTTCAAGAAGAGTTGTGACCCATCACATGCCTCAGTGGGGCTCATTTCAAACACGATGATCTGTTTGCTTTGTTGCAGCTGCAGAGATTGAGAAAGAAGTCCCCTTTGTAACCATTATAAGATCTTTGTCTTATTCCAGTTGGTGGGAAATGAGACGAAGCAAAATAGACTATGCAGCCTTTCCATTAGACATCTGGCCAGAGCAAAGATCAAGGTGAGGCACTAAAGGTACATACTGATGGAAAGGTAGAAAATGTGGTGCCTAAAAGGGACTTAAAGTGACACTAAACATAAACGCTGCCTATCTGAAGGCTGTTGTTCCTTCACCCTGCGGGGTCAGTGTAAACAGCCTGCATGTAATTCAGAATGAGTCCACATGTGAAAGCGAGAATCAGCACACGAGGGGAAAGCCTTGGCAGAAAGAGTCCTAAAGCGtaacattagaaatgcagcacGGCTGTCAggccaaggtgctgagcacacagagcTCCCACTGGGTTCAGCTGGagccctgtttgcccagcacttctgaaagccatgcCCAAAAGCTCAGGGGTGAATCTGTATCTTGctgttcatttcctggttcttcctTCTTCTGTGGGTGTTCCTGCTGGGTTTAACATGGCCCACAATATCCACCAAGAGACCTACGGCCATATCCCCCATACCCCCATAATCCCCCGGAACCATAAAGGCCCGGGTAACCACAGTGTCCCCCATAACCCAATAATCCCCCATAACCGTAAAGACCTGGGTAACCACAGTATCCCCCATGGCCCAATAATCCCCCATAACCATAATGGTCACTATAACCACCTAACCTCCCTAAACCATACAACCCTCCGTAAAGGCCTCCATGGCCACGCAATCCCCCCCAACCAAATGAGCCCCCCAAACCGGCTCCCACCACAGGTGCTCCTACGGCTGCTACTTCACTCTGCTGAGGGAAATTGCTGACAATTGGTCCAGGGAGGGTCACAACAACAGGTGAGGGTCTGATCACCACTTCagagtcagggcactgcctaaCGCACGGCTCGTTGGAGCTGCCAGTAACTGGACTAGGCCGGGCCACCCCGCATTCTGGATACCACAGGCTGGAGACAGTCATCTTTCTGGGGTGGAGGTAAACCTGCAACACACAAGAGGGATGAGAGTAAAGAGAAGGTAGAAGTGCTGGTGGAAGAAAGGATTCAAAGCTCGGTTACAATGGTAGTGAGGTCAGCATGGGGtccgagagagagaggaggagtggagttagtctctttctttttgttcctatttGGTCTTTCTACCTCTCTTGTCCATTTGTCCACTTGCAGTAAGCGTCCCTCCCAACCGGTCCCTTTGAGCCCCTCTCAATGACTTTGTCTGTAAAACACAGACTGGAATAAGAGAGACATGAAATTACATCATCTCAGGAGAAGCAGCTTCAATGGGTATTTCTGTTCAGGAGAACCTAGGAATTACTCAACCGGAGCACTCCACTTGTCAACTTCATCTGTCTCTTGTCTCCAGTACTGAGGAGTAACAGCTGCTACAGAATAAAGTAGAAGACTACTGAATTGGACCTTTCTGGACTAACCTAGGAAAGTTTCTTCCAAATCCACCTAAGTGAAAAAAGGTTAAGGGACTTTCTAAAGTTACTGAATAGATTTCAGTGCCCTAAATCTATTTCCAGTTAATAGGTAATATGTTTTCCAATTGTTCTTCAAGTCTCTCCTTTAGCTTAAGCTCATGAATCCACCAGCGTCTGCAACTTACTAATGACACAAGATAGTTATGGAAGAACTCCGTGATCCCTGATAAAAATCACAGCGAGAACATGCAAGATTCCATCTTAATTGAAAAGAGGCCCTACTGTGATATTTCTGGGGTTAGAAAGAGATTGAGTGGAATTGGACTTACCCAGTTCACCAAGGAGATGAAGTTCAGAGAAGTGTTTAGAAGAGTGCTGTGTGGTGAGCACTTTTATACAGTTCCTAGGACTGCTTGTACGATCTGTGATGGTGTTTGTGGAGGAGGTCCTAATTAGTTACCAAACAAACTTGATTGCCTTCATAAATCCTCTTTTTGATGGAGCTGTTTTCCTCAGCGTTGGTGATTATTGGGCTAATCTCAGCCTCAGAGGGTGTGACATGCGTGTTGCACTCTTCAGTTGTCTTTCATCTTAAAATTTTTTAGgccaactgcatttttttttcattccaatgaCTTTATTGTTGCTCCAATGAGAATGAAGGTCAAGGTGATTCTGAGCGGCATCAGTAGCACAAGTGGGTGTCATCAAAGGAATCCAGTTTGGTCCTTTCAATTCATGCTGGTCATGGTTAGGGGCATTGGGCAGTTcattctaaatgtttcatttttctccATTCTCACCACCTCTGTTCCTAGCAggtcagatccaatcccctttgaATCAATGGGAATCATTCAATTGCCTCCAGTATTTTCTGTCAGGACTCTAAGTCTGAAATTCACTCTTTGCCAGGGGGATAGTACAATATcaacaggtgccacaggactctccctCTGAACAATGTTTAGTCCCATTTTAAACTTTCAAACTCGGTCTTAGCAGAGGCTTAAGCCCTCACAGATTTTAATAAATACCAAATTCAAAACTACATTTGAATGAATATGAAATAGACCCAAAATGTGTGGCTTTAAATCATGACCTGATTAAGGGAATGACATGAAAACCTTGGCCTATATTTTGTGTAAAGTGACTGTGTGACTCATTACAGGTGTCTAATGCCACAACAATATATTGATATTCTAGGAACACAACCCTTTGCATGTGTGAAACACCAATGAGTGTTTGTGAGGGGCTTTGAAATCTTGCGTTCTGAGAATGCTGAAGAACTTCCAGCCTTAACATCCTCACTCTGTCTGTTTGATAGGCCTACAGAAAGAGATACATTGAGGTGACGGTCAGACACAGGGGTCAGTTGCAGAAACAGAAATACAACCCAGTATTTCTGACGCATCCTGCCACAGGCTGAGCTCTAGGTTGATCCCTGTTATAGCATGTTACAAGACAAGGTTAGTAACATGTctgattaaaaaatgtttgcatcCTTGGATCTCAGCGTCAGGAATAAAAACCTGGCTAATATTGTGATCCACTTGAACGGTGGCTTTTTTATACTTGAGGATAATACTTCTCCAAAGGAATTACAAGTCTATCAATTTTCCAAAGGCGTAGTAACCTTGTAAATATTAAGTTGGGGTTTATTTTTGACTCTGCCAATAGCTCCCAGTCTGACCTTCACCTGAATGTGCCTCGATTTACCTCTGTAGCAAAAGCTATAATTGTAACTTTCAGGGTGGATTGTCTGAGGCTTCCTCTGATCTaagcatttcaaagcactttttacTGAGATTAGATCTTCCAACACTGAAGATTagattcactttaaaaatgcatgtcaAGGTCACAAATATCATTCCAGTGCTCAGTCTGTGTTTCCCAGCCTTTGAAATTGGGGCTCTTTGATTTTTGTTCCATGGaactttgcattttctttttatatatattttaaagtttaagggatggggagggatagctcagtggtttgagcattggcctgctaaatccagcatTGTTAGTTCcccccttgagggggccacttagaaatctggggtaaaatcagcaCTTGATTCTGcttgtgaaggcagggggctggactcaatgatcctttggggtcccttccagctctctaTATTTTTTGAAGGGTAGCTACTGAACCAGTGTAAAAGGGAACAGTTCCATCAACTTCAGATTGAAGGAACACACTTTATCTAGCCGAGGTTAGAGAAATCTTGTTGCAAGTGTCTCTCTTTGTGCATATTTGGCACCTCTACCCCCTAGTTCTCAAAGCTATGGGTGGTGTTTAAACCTCCAGCTGGGAGAGGTTAGCCTCTACCGCACCATTTCCACCAGAGGCCCCACCActtccacccaaggccctgctggagctaatctcccaccccctccaagctgagagcccccctcccccccagtgcagACACCAACCCAGTCCTGCAGCTAGCCCCCTCAGCCCCAATGGAGTGCTGGTAGGGAGAGCAATGGGCAGCCCCACCCTCCTCTGCTGAGGAGGGTAAGGTGGGTGGCatgtggccccagccccagagtgcagGAAGGCGGGTGGTGAGTGGCCCCTGCCCTACAGCactagggggctggacttggatCTGGGAGGACTGGAGCCACGACTGGATGAAGGGAATgtcagggaagggagtggggtcacGCTTGATTGTTTGGGAAGGCAACGCCTCCCCCCTGCCTATGCAACCCATCACCTATGCTCAAAGCCAACGAATAGGGAAACCAATGGGAAACATCAGGTACTGC contains:
- the LOC115635807 gene encoding claw keratin-like, which gives rise to MTVSSLWYPECGVARPSPVTGSSNEPCVRQCPDSEVVIRPSPVVVTLPGPIVSNFPQQSEVAAVGAPVVGAGLGGSFGWGGLRGHGGLYGGLYGLGRLGGYSDHYGYGGLLGHGGYCGYPGLYGYGGLLGYGGHCGYPGLYGSGGLWGYGGYGRRSLGGYCGPC